One Poecilia reticulata strain Guanapo linkage group LG4, Guppy_female_1.0+MT, whole genome shotgun sequence genomic window carries:
- the arrdc2 gene encoding arrestin domain-containing protein 2 isoform X2, which yields MIFNKLKKFLVVFDSPELDCAPVFSSGDVVSGRVVLELFRETKVESLKLHAEGFAKVHWTESRSAGSSTAYTQNYSDEVEYLNRREVLLQADNGELTVLPAGRHEFPFSFQLPEETLVTSFEGKHGSIRYWVKVKLHRPWCPVRKIKKEFTVIEPIDINTPSLLAPQAGTKDKLARTWYRNFGQVSVTAKIDRKGYTPGEVIPVFAEFDNATSRSIVPKAFITQTQTFIARGTMKQKRSVVATLCGDVVSARTRETWHGRAIKIPPVGPSIQQCRIIKVEYMLKVCVDVPGTSKLCLELPLVIGTIPLHPFGSRTSSISSHYSVNLEWLRMAIPEQPEPPPEYSSVVTEEEAEQQNNGIAPPPAEDLSGIMERPLMAFLQEFRFRPPPVYSEIDPNPQPPHMRPRCMTC from the exons ATGATTTTCAACAAGTTGAAAAAGTTCCTGGTGGTGTTTGACTCGCCGGAGCTGGACTGCGCCCCGGTGTTCAGCAGCGGGGACGTGGTGTCCGGACGGGTCGTGCTGGAGCTGTTCCGCGAGACCAAAGTGGAGTCCCTGAAGCTGCACGCGGAGGGGTTCGCCAAGGTGCACTGGACCGAGTCCCGGTCCGCCGGCTCCAGCACGGCGTACACCCAGAACTATAGCGACGAGGTGGAGTACCTGAACCGGAGAGAGGTGCTGCTGCAGGCAG ATAACGGCGAGCTGACAGTCCTTCCTGCCGGCAGACACGAGTTCCCGTTCAGCTTCCAGCTGCCGGAGGAGACGCTGGTCACCTCCTTCGAGGGGAAGCATGGCAGCATCCGCTACTGGGTCAAAGTGAAGCTGCACAGGCCGTGGTGTCCCGTCAGGAAGATCAAGAAGGAGTTCACCGTCATCGAGCCCATCGACATCAACACGCCAAGCCTGCTG gCTCCTCAGGCGGGGACGAAGGACAAGCTGGCCCGGACGTGGTACCGTAACTTTGGACAGGTGTCCGTAACCGCAAAGATCGACCGCAAAGGTTACACTCCAG GTGAGGTCATACCTGTGTTTGCCGAGTTTGACAACGCCACGTCCAGGTCCATCGTGCCCAAAGCCTTCATCACCCAGACGCAGACGTTTATCGCGCGCGGCACGATGAAGCAGAAGCGCTCGGTGGTGGCGACGCTGTGCGGAGACGTGGTGAGCGCCAGAACCCGGGAGACGTGGCACGGTCGGGCCATCAAGATCCCGCCGGTGGGGCCGTCCATCCAGCAGTGCCGCATCATCAAAGTGGAGTACATGCTGAAG GTTTGCGTCGATGTTCCAGGAACTTCCAAGCTGTGTTTGGAGCTGCCGCTCGTCATCGGCACCATCCCGCTGCATCCCTTCGGCAGCCGCACATCCAGCATCAGCAGCCACTACAGTGTCAACCTGGAGTGGCTGCGCATGGCCATCCCGGAGCAGCCTGAGC ctcctccagagtacAGCTCCGTGGTGAcagaggaggaggcggagcagCAGAACAACGGCATCGCCCCGCCGCCGGCCGAAGACCTGAGCGGCATCATGGAGCGGCCACTCATGGCTTTCCTTCAGGAGTTTCGCTTCCGACCGCCGCCGGTCTACAGCGAG ATCGACCCGAACCCTCAGCCCCCCCACATGCGACCGCGCTGCATGACGTGTTGA